The following are encoded in a window of Sminthopsis crassicaudata isolate SCR6 chromosome 3, ASM4859323v1, whole genome shotgun sequence genomic DNA:
- the LOC141563008 gene encoding uncharacterized protein LOC141563008 isoform X6, whose protein sequence is MKPYVEMAIGKGYRVEFHEPETWWKFDPEELEKRNKHGVSREKIAQMLDHYEYKMSISIVMNSVEPPHRRSERLRRQREEKLKKPSRASQRRNRRRNRKLKNSNAKSMEKKSYGTLNYPVPEDEGISESEEHYSEEENDGNLVSMSIGDLGCTSVNSVNRHNKESSKSITFELGKEYISNAHSVTSVTWENPPRCDSTAESNNLYQLSLTSIPHENALGYMYNHQTTVQNFVGKQNNLYIPGIRCSETKADSHAEPSHSVVFGIKDRIVSAKATCVFTEEDSMSAECLSDKEMLPNQCRFNSSYENLKYGHRANRNQTNCWAFFSATLSDEKLEWDLDTQTSFTGWPEGPRNFINPQRQKKSRCSRQTCPDGPRELMRLVYRDKGTDSGNHLQALMEENADALRNEELASSPNKLTDLIPFMGTEANVLRSNLPEICVQRKTSAIITKKGRPRRIFNLAPNFHLPRQAVVTVEEKRDALITDSQIFKNILVVENDRSPEVNHEEKNKLEGMTLQCNLSLGYPIDLPANPGGELQSHDVSFSQLRQTLCLPERAVLKFLFTSEKIILMFKSQTVGNRLNEVELISSEISNHKPKTLLPAKISSEHPSFGFDVFSGSFGAKVHKGNESKSIQCVQAEYSQDSLRVMPNSFGLALSQRFAFQLVNLFGSPGMPIESLLLDDYVVSLDWKTLKMIYLQWKTSVEEQQKKKRQKNENSLIVDVTSLHDNEKPDHQESQGYFKTLSETNFSKADIKDNFQANTTLILDTIPSHS, encoded by the exons agaagaaaaattgaagaaaccTAGCAGAGCAAGTcagaggagaaatagaagaagaaataggaaactgAAGAATAGTAATGCTAAATCTATGGAGAAAAAATCATATGGAACCCTAAATTATCCTGTGCCAGAGGATGAAGGCATATCTGAAAGTGAAGAGCATTACTCAGAAGAAGAGAATGATGGAAATTTAGTCTCCATGTCTATTGGAGATCTGGGATGTACATCAGTAAACTCTGTAAATAGGCACAATAAGGAAAGTAGTAAAAGCATAACATTTGAGCttggaaaagaatatatttcaaatgCTCACTCTGTCACGTCTGTAACTTGGGAAAATCCACCAAGGTGTGACTCGACTGCAGAAAGTAACAATTTGTATCAATTAAGTTTGACATCCATTCCCCATGAAAATGCACTtggatatatgtataatcatCAGACAACAGTTCAAAACTTTGTAGGAAAACAGAATAATCTCTATATACCAGGTATCAGATGCTCTGAAACGAAGGCTGATAGTCATGCTGAACCAAGTCACTCTGTGGTGTTCGGCATTAAGGATAGAATTGTGTCTGCTAAGGCCACTTGTGTTTTCACAGAGGAGGATAGCATGTCAGCTGAATGCCTCAGTGATAAAGAAATGTTGCCTAATCAATGCAGATTTaattcttcatatgaaaatttaaaatatgggcACAGAGCAAATAGGAATCAAACAAATTGTTGGGCTTTTTTCTCAGCCACATTATCTGATGAAAAACTGGAGTGGGATTTGGACACACAGACTTCTTTTACTGGTTGGCCTGAGGGGCCTCGTAACTTTATAAACCCACAGAGACAAAAGAAATCTAGGTGTTCCAGACAGACTTGTCCTGATGGCCCTAGAGAACTGATGAGACTTGTCTACAGAGATAAAGGCACGGATTCAGGAAACCATCTGCAAGCACTGATGGAGGAGAATGCTGATGCATTAAGAAATGAGGAACTGGCATCTTCTCCAAATAAACTTACAGACCTAATTCCATTCATGGGGACAGAAGCTAATGTTCTTAGAAGCAACTTGCCTGAAATATGTGTCCAAAGGAAAACATCAGCCATAATTACTAAGAAGGGAAGACCCagaaggatttttaatttggctCCAAACTTTCACCTGCCAAGACAAGCTGTGGTTACTGTAGAAGAGAAGAGGGATGCTTTGATAACAGATagtcaaatatttaaaaacattttggttGTAGAAAATGACAGAAGTCCTGAAGTGAATCATGAAGAGAAGAATAAGCTAGAAGGGATGACTCTCCAATGTAATCTATCACTAGGTTATCCCATAGATCTTCCAGCCAACCCTGGAGGAGAACTGCAGTCTCATGATGTATCATTCAGTCAGCTGAGACAGACTTTGTGTCTCCCTGAAAGGGCTGTTCTGAAGTTTTTgtttacaagtgagaaaataattttgatgtttAAATCACAAACAGTGGGAAATAGACTAAATGAGGTAGAACTAATTTCTTCAGAAATTTCAAATCATAAGCCCAAAACTTTATTACCTGCTAAAATTTCTTCTGAGCATCCTAGTTTTGGCTTTGATGTTTTTTCTGGAAGTTTTGGTGCCAAAGTTCACAAAGGAAATGAATCCAAGTCCATACAATGTGTACAAGCTGAATATAGTCAAGATTCACTAAGGGTCATGCCTAATTCCTTTGGTCTGGCCTTATCTCAGAGATTTGCTTTCCAACTTGTAAATCTGTTTGGATCTCCTGGAATGCCAATAG aatctttgTTGCTTGATGACTATGTAGTTAGCCTAGACTGGAAAACATTAAAGATGATCTATTTGCAATGGAAGACATCAGTAGAG GAACagcagaagaagaaaagacagaaaaatgaaaattccttgaTTG ttGATGTGACTAGCCTTCATGATAATGAGAAACCTGATCATCAAGAGAGTCAAGgatattttaaaacactttcaGAAACAAACTTTTCTAAAGCTGATATAAAGGATAATTTCCAAGCCAATACAACACTTATTTTGGATACCATACCCAGTCATTCttga